From the genome of Streptomyces sp. NBC_01116, one region includes:
- a CDS encoding S8 family serine peptidase: protein MLVPFTGTAAAAPAPRDGTPRSDVRTESHTVTLITGDVVRYADGPGDRDTVTVDRPDGAHGGVRIQQAGEDVYVLPDEATTLIASGVLDRRLFNVSALVRMGYDDAGTGSVPLIATYPAARAKALPAAPRGAKKVRTLASVNGAALTADKDDARTFWSAVTRADKARSLDGGIAKLWLDGRSEALLAESVPQVNAPQAWADGFDGKGTKVAVLDTGIDADHPDVKDRLVGARSFVPGEEVDDKNGHGTHVASTIAGSGAASEGANKGVAPAAGLLVGKVLGDEGSGADSGIIEAMEWAKAEGADIVSMSLGSPVPDDGTDPMSQAVDSLSADGGPLFVIAAGNAYGAGTIGSPGSAEKALTIAAVDKQDRRAPFSSMGPLVRSHGLKPDLSAPGVGIDAAASQSIPGVEGMYQSLSGTSMATPHVAGAAAILKQRHPDWSGQRIKDALMTSSRKLDAYTPYEQGTGRLDVKAAVDTTIEATGSVPVASYDWPHSPSDPVAERTITYRNAGDADVTLDLATDTDAAAYTLSTDTLTVPAGGTAEAVLSLDPAKAANDTTFSGQVVATDAAGTTVAHTGFAFTKERELHDLTVKLRDRSGKPMDGLVVLAELGDTELGLVQVSGGATTLRLPPGNYTAWATVDVDGDRPDSRAVAFLAAPETILTGSTTVTLDASKARRIDVRTPKETETRQLRYDMARTASDGTVQRDAFQIPLTYDQLWASPTKKVTQGSFSFLTRWRQGEELIDVEADGRDVPVFVQGGAAVAEDRRQKLKAVYAGKGTPADYRGVNARGRAVVITRSADVAPAERLAAALAAGAEALFVVNDERGVAMESYTPWGEQTTIPVASVRTSAGESLIRAAQRGKKIQVDQKKFADYLYDLVDRHDGTIPDRSLTFAPSTRQLAKVENTFYGHKKTLGGGYRFDIPDYGPGLGFDEYEQFPDVRTEWVNPLPGDSFWYENHAVLDAEQSATAHEMRSTDLDYRAGEEYRAEWFAPVVRPRLGTGYWGPFRTVHNDFQFNITPWTDAGAGHSGSMPENEYDTTSYAVHQGDKLLKKGAGRAGFVWDLSAEKLPYRLVIDSRRDADTWKTSTRTHSEWGFVSGALEPGGPQQADIPMLQLDYAVDTDLAGDVRAGRTMEIGLSSTTQEWLPGAVKADKASLSVSYDDGKNWSKADLRKKRTGEWTATFRTPSKGATSVSLKAHAEGPGGLVVDQEIIRAFGLK, encoded by the coding sequence ATGCTGGTCCCCTTCACGGGCACCGCCGCAGCCGCCCCCGCGCCCCGCGACGGGACCCCGCGCTCCGACGTACGCACCGAGAGCCACACCGTCACCCTGATCACGGGCGACGTCGTGCGCTACGCGGACGGCCCCGGCGACCGGGACACCGTCACCGTGGACCGCCCCGACGGCGCACACGGCGGCGTCCGCATCCAGCAGGCGGGCGAGGACGTGTACGTCCTGCCCGACGAGGCCACCACGCTGATCGCCTCCGGCGTCCTGGACCGGCGGCTGTTCAACGTCTCGGCCCTGGTGCGGATGGGATACGACGACGCGGGCACCGGCTCCGTCCCGCTCATCGCCACCTACCCGGCCGCGCGCGCCAAGGCCCTGCCCGCCGCCCCGCGCGGCGCGAAGAAGGTCCGCACCCTCGCATCCGTCAACGGGGCCGCGCTCACGGCCGACAAGGACGACGCGCGCACGTTCTGGAGCGCCGTCACCCGCGCGGACAAGGCCCGCTCGCTCGACGGCGGCATCGCGAAGCTCTGGCTGGACGGCCGCTCCGAGGCACTGCTGGCCGAGTCGGTGCCGCAGGTGAACGCCCCGCAGGCCTGGGCCGACGGCTTCGACGGCAAGGGCACCAAGGTCGCCGTCCTGGACACCGGCATCGACGCCGACCACCCGGACGTCAAGGACCGCCTCGTCGGCGCCCGCAGCTTCGTCCCGGGCGAGGAGGTCGACGACAAGAACGGCCACGGTACGCACGTCGCCTCCACCATCGCCGGATCCGGCGCCGCGTCCGAGGGCGCCAACAAGGGCGTCGCCCCGGCCGCCGGCCTGCTCGTCGGCAAGGTCCTCGGCGACGAGGGCTCCGGCGCGGACTCCGGGATCATCGAGGCCATGGAGTGGGCCAAGGCCGAAGGGGCCGACATCGTCTCCATGAGCCTCGGCTCCCCGGTGCCCGACGACGGTACCGACCCGATGTCCCAGGCGGTCGACTCCCTCTCGGCGGACGGCGGCCCGCTGTTCGTGATCGCCGCCGGCAACGCGTACGGCGCGGGCACCATCGGCTCGCCCGGTTCGGCGGAGAAGGCGCTCACCATCGCCGCCGTCGACAAGCAGGACCGTCGTGCGCCCTTCTCCTCGATGGGGCCGCTCGTCCGGTCCCACGGCCTGAAGCCCGACCTGTCGGCCCCCGGCGTCGGCATCGACGCCGCGGCCTCGCAGTCGATCCCCGGCGTCGAGGGCATGTACCAGTCGCTGTCCGGCACCTCCATGGCCACGCCCCATGTCGCGGGCGCGGCGGCGATCCTGAAGCAGCGTCACCCCGACTGGTCCGGTCAGCGCATCAAGGACGCGCTGATGACCTCGTCCAGGAAGCTCGACGCCTACACCCCGTACGAGCAGGGCACCGGCCGGCTCGACGTGAAGGCGGCCGTCGACACGACGATCGAGGCCACCGGATCGGTCCCCGTCGCCTCCTACGACTGGCCGCACAGCCCGTCCGACCCGGTCGCCGAGCGCACCATCACCTACCGCAACGCGGGTGACGCGGACGTCACGCTGGACCTGGCCACCGACACGGACGCGGCGGCGTACACCCTCTCGACCGACACGCTGACCGTCCCGGCCGGCGGTACCGCCGAGGCGGTCCTGTCCCTGGACCCGGCGAAGGCCGCCAACGACACCACCTTCTCCGGCCAGGTCGTCGCCACCGACGCGGCGGGCACGACGGTCGCGCACACCGGCTTCGCGTTCACCAAGGAGCGGGAGCTGCACGACCTGACGGTGAAGCTCCGCGACCGCTCGGGCAAGCCGATGGACGGCCTCGTCGTCCTCGCCGAACTGGGCGACACGGAGCTCGGTCTCGTCCAGGTCAGCGGCGGCGCGACGACCCTGCGCCTGCCGCCCGGCAACTACACCGCCTGGGCCACCGTGGACGTCGACGGCGACCGTCCCGACTCCAGGGCCGTCGCGTTCCTCGCGGCCCCCGAGACGATCCTGACCGGCTCCACCACCGTCACCCTCGACGCCTCCAAGGCGCGCAGGATCGACGTGCGCACCCCCAAGGAGACCGAGACCCGCCAGCTCCGCTACGACATGGCGCGCACCGCCTCGGACGGCACCGTCCAGCGCGACGCGTTCCAGATACCGCTGACGTACGACCAGTTGTGGGCGAGCCCCACCAAGAAGGTCACGCAGGGCAGCTTCAGCTTCCTGACCCGCTGGCGCCAGGGCGAGGAGCTGATCGACGTCGAGGCCGACGGCCGTGACGTGCCGGTCTTCGTCCAGGGCGGCGCGGCGGTGGCCGAGGACCGCAGGCAGAAGCTGAAGGCCGTGTACGCGGGCAAGGGCACGCCGGCGGACTACCGGGGGGTGAACGCGCGCGGCAGGGCGGTCGTCATCACCCGCAGTGCCGACGTCGCTCCAGCCGAACGTCTCGCGGCGGCGCTGGCGGCCGGGGCCGAGGCCCTCTTCGTCGTCAACGACGAGCGCGGCGTGGCGATGGAGAGCTACACCCCGTGGGGCGAGCAGACCACGATTCCCGTCGCCTCCGTCCGGACGTCCGCGGGCGAGAGCCTGATCAGGGCGGCGCAGCGCGGCAAGAAGATCCAGGTCGACCAGAAGAAGTTCGCGGACTACCTGTACGACCTGGTGGACCGCCACGACGGCACGATCCCGGACCGCTCGCTGACCTTCGCCCCCTCCACCCGTCAGCTCGCGAAGGTGGAGAACACCTTCTACGGCCACAAGAAGACGCTGGGCGGCGGCTACCGCTTCGACATCCCCGACTACGGGCCCGGCCTCGGCTTCGACGAGTACGAGCAGTTCCCGGACGTCCGCACCGAATGGGTCAACCCGCTGCCGGGCGACTCCTTCTGGTACGAGAACCACGCGGTCCTCGACGCGGAGCAGTCCGCCACGGCGCACGAGATGCGCAGCACCGACCTGGACTACCGGGCGGGCGAGGAGTACCGCGCCGAGTGGTTCGCCCCGGTGGTCCGCCCCCGTCTCGGCACCGGCTACTGGGGTCCGTTCCGCACGGTCCACAACGACTTCCAGTTCAACATCACCCCGTGGACGGACGCCGGTGCGGGCCACTCCGGCTCGATGCCCGAGAACGAGTACGACACCACCTCCTACGCCGTCCACCAGGGCGACAAGCTGCTGAAGAAGGGCGCGGGCAGGGCCGGATTCGTCTGGGACCTCTCCGCGGAGAAGCTCCCGTACCGCCTGGTCATCGACTCGCGGCGGGACGCGGACACCTGGAAGACGTCGACCCGCACCCACTCCGAGTGGGGCTTCGTCTCCGGCGCCCTGGAGCCGGGCGGTCCCCAGCAGGCCGACATCCCGATGCTCCAGCTGGACTACGCCGTCGACACCGACCTGGCGGGCGACGTCCGGGCCGGCCGCACCATGGAGATCGGCCTCTCCTCCACCACCCAGGAGTGGCTGCCGGGCGCGGTGAAGGCGGACAAGGCCTCGCTGTCGGTCAGTTACGACGACGGCAAGAACTGGTCGAAGGCGGACCTCCGCAAGAAGAGGACCGGCGAGTGGACCGCCACGTTCCGCACCCCGTCGAAGGGCGCGACGTCGGTCTCGCTCAAGGCGCACGCGGAGGGCCCCGGCGGACTCGT
- a CDS encoding XdhC family protein: MLDIAEELHRWVSQGREFAVATVVAVGGSAPRQPGAALAVDRDGTAIGSVSGGCVEGAVYELCQQALDDGKSVRERFGYSDEDAFAVGLTCGGVIDILVTPVRTDDPARPVFAAALAAAAEGTAAALARVTDGPAELLGLPLLVRADGSHEGGLGGHPALDRTAAAEARALLDAGRTGPLAVGAEGSRCGRPIELLVESSVPPPRMIVFGAIDFAAALVRAGKFLGYRVTVCDARPVFATAARFPEADEIVVDWPHRYLAGTATDARTVLCVLTHDAKFDIPLLEAALRLPVAYVGAMGSRRTHLDRNDRLRAVGLTDCELARLHSPIGLDLGARTPEETALSIAAEIVAVRRGGTGVPLTGAHTPIHHDSSGQPLASVA; encoded by the coding sequence TGTCGCAGGGACGCGAGTTCGCCGTCGCCACCGTCGTGGCGGTCGGCGGCAGCGCGCCCCGGCAGCCCGGAGCCGCCCTCGCGGTCGACCGCGACGGCACGGCCATCGGTTCGGTGTCCGGCGGCTGCGTGGAGGGGGCGGTGTACGAACTGTGCCAACAGGCTCTGGACGACGGGAAATCCGTCCGCGAGCGCTTCGGCTACAGCGACGAGGACGCCTTCGCGGTCGGACTGACCTGCGGCGGCGTCATCGACATCCTGGTGACACCGGTACGGACGGACGACCCCGCCCGCCCGGTGTTCGCCGCCGCGCTCGCGGCCGCCGCGGAGGGGACGGCGGCCGCGCTGGCGCGGGTCACGGACGGACCCGCGGAACTGCTCGGGCTCCCGCTCCTGGTCCGCGCCGACGGCAGCCACGAGGGCGGGCTCGGCGGCCACCCGGCGCTCGACCGGACCGCCGCCGCCGAGGCCCGCGCCCTGCTGGACGCGGGCCGCACCGGACCGCTCGCCGTCGGCGCGGAGGGCTCCCGCTGCGGCCGGCCCATCGAGCTGCTGGTCGAGTCCAGCGTCCCGCCGCCCCGCATGATCGTGTTCGGCGCCATCGACTTCGCCGCCGCGCTGGTCCGCGCCGGGAAGTTCCTCGGCTACCGGGTCACCGTCTGCGACGCCCGCCCGGTCTTCGCCACCGCGGCCCGCTTCCCCGAGGCCGACGAGATCGTCGTCGACTGGCCCCACCGCTATCTCGCCGGAACCGCGACCGACGCGCGTACGGTGCTCTGCGTCCTCACCCACGACGCCAAGTTCGACATCCCGCTGCTGGAGGCCGCCCTGCGCCTCCCGGTCGCCTACGTCGGCGCGATGGGCTCCCGCCGCACCCACCTGGACCGCAACGACCGGCTGCGCGCGGTCGGCCTCACCGACTGTGAACTGGCCCGGCTGCACTCGCCGATCGGCCTCGACCTCGGCGCCCGTACGCCGGAGGAGACGGCCCTGTCCATCGCCGCCGAGATCGTCGCGGTCCGGCGCGGCGGCACCGGCGTACCGCTCACCGGGGCCCACACCCCCATCCACCACGACAGCAGCGGACAGCCGCTCGCCTCGGTGGCCTGA